A stretch of the Acidobacteriota bacterium genome encodes the following:
- a CDS encoding response regulator, which translates to MDCIDTNIAMKSPDAASQPWRVIAAVADLMFTAKILAAAKQAGCPVQFIQHEEKLISAVPGSSCLVIVDLNHLTLDGVRLISRLKAEPATASIPVLGYLSHTQIDLKRAAEQAGCDLVLPRSVFSQNIHEILRRQSCHL; encoded by the coding sequence ATGGACTGCATCGACACCAATATCGCCATGAAGTCTCCGGATGCCGCCAGCCAGCCGTGGCGTGTGATCGCGGCGGTAGCCGACTTGATGTTTACGGCCAAGATATTAGCGGCGGCGAAGCAGGCTGGTTGCCCTGTGCAGTTCATCCAGCACGAAGAAAAACTGATCAGCGCGGTGCCCGGCAGTTCGTGTCTGGTGATCGTCGATCTGAATCATCTGACGCTCGATGGTGTCCGCCTCATCTCACGCTTGAAGGCGGAGCCAGCCACGGCGAGCATTCCGGTGCTGGGCTATCTCTCCCACACGCAGATTGACCTCAAACGCGCCGCCGAGCAGGCCGGCTGCGATCTGGTGCTGCCGCGCTCCGTGTTTTCGCAAAACATCCACGAAATTCTCCGCCGCCAATCCTGCCACCTGTAA
- the cobA gene encoding uroporphyrinogen-III C-methyltransferase, protein MYPPAKVHLAAKVSLAAKVYLVGAGPGDPGLLTLKGHEILCRADVIIHDYLANPELLLWARPDAEVIYVGMHADDRMKQAEINSLLVTKAREGKVVCRMKGGDPFIFGRGGEEAEFVARAGIPFEIVPGVSAGYAVPAYAGIPLTHRQLASSVLFLTGHEDPEKEEASHLDWEKIAHGASTLVFFMGVKTLPQIAENLIRAGRSFSTPVAVIRWGTRGEQQVVTGTLATIVELVHAAGLKPPALTVVGDVVRMRETLQWFEKQPLFGQRILITRPRNQAAELVQPLRALGAETLELPTIAIEDPEDWSGLDGALKKIKQYDWLVFTSANGVRQFMKRLAQAGQDIRALTGAKLCAIGPATADELRTLHLQVDKVPNEYVAEGVVKSFARVPLKGKRILMPRARVARDVLPDALRARGARVDVVEAYRSVLPQDSAQRAQVIFERHAPTLAVFTSSSAVNNLFKLLPEAELRRHLDSVKIASIGPITSQTLRDHGLAVSMEPAEHTVPALVRAILDHFQSAVSA, encoded by the coding sequence ATGTATCCACCGGCGAAGGTGCACCTGGCGGCGAAGGTGTCTCTGGCGGCAAAGGTGTATCTGGTTGGAGCGGGGCCGGGAGATCCCGGTCTGCTGACGCTCAAGGGTCACGAAATCTTGTGCCGCGCCGACGTCATCATCCACGATTATCTGGCTAATCCAGAGCTGCTGCTGTGGGCGCGTCCCGATGCCGAGGTCATCTACGTCGGCATGCACGCCGATGACCGCATGAAGCAGGCGGAGATCAACTCGCTTCTGGTGACCAAGGCTCGCGAAGGCAAAGTCGTGTGCCGGATGAAAGGGGGCGACCCGTTTATCTTTGGTCGCGGCGGGGAAGAGGCTGAGTTCGTGGCTCGCGCGGGCATCCCCTTCGAGATTGTTCCCGGCGTGAGCGCGGGCTACGCCGTGCCGGCCTATGCGGGTATACCGCTCACGCATCGCCAACTGGCCTCCAGCGTACTTTTCCTCACCGGGCACGAAGACCCGGAGAAGGAAGAAGCCTCGCATCTTGATTGGGAGAAGATTGCGCACGGGGCATCGACGCTGGTGTTCTTCATGGGCGTCAAGACGCTTCCTCAGATCGCTGAAAATCTGATCCGCGCGGGCCGCTCGTTTTCGACACCGGTTGCCGTGATTCGCTGGGGCACGCGCGGTGAGCAGCAGGTAGTCACCGGCACGCTGGCCACCATCGTCGAGCTAGTTCACGCGGCGGGATTGAAGCCTCCCGCGCTGACCGTTGTCGGCGATGTGGTGCGCATGAGGGAGACGCTGCAGTGGTTCGAGAAGCAGCCGCTGTTCGGCCAGCGGATTCTGATTACACGGCCGCGAAATCAGGCAGCCGAGCTGGTGCAACCGCTGCGCGCCCTGGGTGCCGAAACTCTGGAACTGCCCACCATCGCCATAGAAGACCCTGAAGATTGGTCGGGGCTGGATGGCGCGCTCAAGAAAATCAAGCAGTACGATTGGCTCGTCTTCACCAGCGCCAATGGCGTGCGCCAGTTCATGAAGCGACTGGCGCAGGCAGGGCAGGATATCCGCGCGCTGACTGGAGCGAAGCTGTGCGCCATCGGCCCGGCCACGGCGGACGAGTTGCGCACGCTTCATCTGCAGGTGGACAAGGTGCCGAACGAGTATGTCGCAGAGGGCGTGGTGAAGTCCTTCGCACGAGTTCCATTGAAGGGCAAGCGCATTTTGATGCCCCGAGCGCGAGTGGCGCGAGATGTCCTGCCCGATGCACTGCGCGCACGCGGCGCACGTGTGGATGTGGTGGAGGCCTATCGCTCAGTGCTGCCGCAAGATTCGGCGCAGCGCGCTCAAGTGATCTTCGAGCGGCACGCGCCCACGCTGGCGGTGTTCACGAGTTCCTCCGCCGTGAATAATCTCTTCAAGCTGCTGCCCGAGGCCGAACTGCGGCGGCATCTCGACAGTGTGAAGATCGCCTCCATCGGCCCCATCACCAGCCAGACGTTGCGCGACCATGGCCTTGCCGTCTCCATGGAGCCCGCCGAGCACACCGTGCCCGCGCTGGTGCGCGCCATCCTCGATCACTTCCAAAGTGCGGTGTCTGCGTAG